The Candidatus Aminicenantes bacterium genome includes a region encoding these proteins:
- the rpsR gene encoding 30S ribosomal protein S18, translating to MANRPQPQRRSNKKFYFSRKKFCVFCKDRVQFIDYKNYKPLERFMMETGKIVPSRVSGVCSYHQKQLTKAIKRARHMALLQFAESRRG from the coding sequence ATGGCAAATAGACCCCAACCCCAACGTCGAAGCAATAAAAAGTTTTATTTTTCGCGCAAAAAATTCTGTGTGTTCTGTAAGGACCGGGTCCAGTTCATTGATTACAAGAACTACAAGCCCCTGGAACGTTTCATGATGGAGACGGGCAAGATCGTTCCATCCCGGGTGAGCGGCGTGTGTTCCTACCACCAGAAACAGTTGACCAAGGCCATCAAGCGGGCGCGTCATATGGCGCTGCTCCAGTTTGCCGAGTCCAGGAGGGGTTGA